From Gimesia panareensis, the proteins below share one genomic window:
- a CDS encoding IS5 family transposase (programmed frameshift), whose amino-acid sequence MTRVSRPATGRNITGSRTEPKPQLSDEQWLLIKDLFPEPPVNAAGGRPRVAPRECLEGILWVLRTGARWKDLPTFLPSPSTCWRRFKEWTEDGVFLEAWQRLLEHLDRRKLVVWSEAFGDGTFCPAKKGAPDVGKTKRGKGTKLMLLVDGNGLPLALDRASASPAEVKLIESLLDQRVLPRDPDRLIYDRAADSDPLRTELAERQIELICPHRKNRVKPATQDGRALRRYRRRWKVERTISWLFNFRRLVIRYERYSHLFLGFAQLACVFTLLNKL is encoded by the exons ATGACCCGCGTGTCACGACCTGCCACAGGTCGCAACATTACCGGGTCCAGGACGGAACCAAAACCACAACTCTCGGACGAGCAATGGCTTCTGATCAAAGATCTGTTTCCAGAACCACCGGTAAACGCAGCCGGAGGGCGGCCCAGAGTGGCTCCCCGCGAGTGCCTCGAAGGAATCCTTTGGGTATTAAGGACCGGTGCCCGATGGAAAGATTTACCAACATTTTTACCATCTCCCAGCACCTGCTGGCGGCGTTTCAAGGAATGGACCGAAGACGGTGTCTTCCTGGAAGCGTGGCAGCGATTGCTCGAACACTTAGACCGCCGGAAGCTGGTTGTCTGGTCGGAAGCATTCGGGGATGGCACATTCTGCCCCGCAAAAAAAGGGGCGC CCGATGTCGGAAAGACAAAACGGGGAAAGGGAACCAAGCTTATGCTGCTGGTCGACGGAAACGGGCTCCCTCTCGCTTTGGATCGTGCCAGTGCCTCTCCGGCAGAGGTGAAGCTGATTGAATCCCTGCTGGACCAGCGAGTTTTGCCACGCGACCCCGATCGCCTGATTTATGATCGTGCGGCCGACAGCGATCCCCTGCGCACAGAGCTGGCGGAACGGCAGATAGAGCTGATCTGTCCGCATCGCAAGAACCGTGTGAAACCAGCGACGCAAGACGGGCGTGCTCTGCGGCGATATCGACGCCGCTGGAAAGTCGAACGCACCATCAGCTGGCTGTTCAACTTTCGTCGTCTGGTAATACGATATGAACGATACAGTCATTTGTTTTTAGGATTCGCACAACTCGCGTGCGTGTTCACCTTACTTAATAAGTTATGA
- a CDS encoding AAA family ATPase, which translates to MPGDTQNDNKNKFPFLNAAELLAGDFTHEYLVNGVLVKGQPCIIAGPKKCLKTNFLIALGFCIATGNKLFNRFTVPNTCNVGIMSGESGAATIQETFSRIVKSYGWSPQSTEGFHVCFNLPSLESQLDIDQVAQTIKEKQLGALIFDPAYLCLSLGESASNLFSVGEKLKPLTRLGQETGCTIILVHHTRKSNGQNEFSEPQLEEIAFAGFQEWARQWILLNRREAYQPDSPGVHKLWFVAGGSAGHSQSWALDITEGAIEDNGGRVWETNLIPSQEARTEKRTKREREKENEKVKQFEEDVQKVTQALQSIGEPSTVSVLKNKAALSKDRTERALLHLVEIQAVQRADVERGNGQKYPGYELTRNHSERLGIPRSGFITY; encoded by the coding sequence ATGCCAGGTGATACCCAGAACGACAATAAGAATAAATTTCCGTTTCTGAACGCTGCAGAGCTGTTAGCTGGCGATTTTACGCATGAATATCTGGTAAATGGTGTTCTGGTCAAAGGTCAGCCTTGCATCATTGCAGGCCCTAAAAAATGCCTGAAAACTAATTTCCTGATCGCACTGGGTTTCTGTATCGCGACTGGGAATAAATTGTTCAATCGGTTTACGGTGCCGAATACCTGTAACGTTGGCATTATGTCAGGTGAGTCAGGTGCAGCGACAATACAGGAAACGTTCTCCAGGATCGTTAAAAGCTATGGATGGTCCCCTCAGAGTACGGAAGGTTTTCACGTCTGCTTTAATTTGCCATCTCTGGAAAGCCAACTCGATATTGACCAGGTAGCACAGACCATAAAAGAAAAGCAGCTCGGAGCTCTGATTTTCGATCCTGCTTATCTCTGTCTCAGTTTGGGTGAAAGTGCCAGCAATCTGTTTTCGGTTGGTGAGAAGCTCAAACCGCTTACCAGGCTGGGACAGGAAACAGGATGTACAATCATTCTGGTACACCATACCCGAAAGAGTAACGGTCAAAATGAATTCTCAGAACCGCAACTTGAGGAGATTGCTTTCGCTGGTTTCCAGGAATGGGCGCGTCAGTGGATCCTGTTGAATCGACGGGAAGCATATCAACCGGACTCCCCAGGCGTTCACAAACTCTGGTTTGTTGCTGGTGGATCTGCTGGGCATTCTCAGAGTTGGGCCCTGGACATCACAGAGGGGGCGATTGAGGACAATGGGGGGCGTGTATGGGAAACAAACCTGATTCCATCACAGGAAGCCAGAACAGAGAAGCGGACCAAAAGGGAACGCGAAAAAGAGAATGAGAAAGTAAAACAGTTTGAAGAGGATGTCCAGAAAGTCACTCAGGCTCTGCAAAGCATTGGTGAGCCTTCCACAGTTTCCGTACTTAAAAATAAAGCAGCACTCAGTAAGGATCGAACTGAACGAGCGTTGCTTCATCTTGTAGAGATCCAGGCAGTGCAACGGGCTGATGTGGAGCGGGGGAACGGTCAAAAATATCCAGGCTATGAACTCACTCGGAATCACTCGGAACGACTCGGAATTCCTAGAAGTGGTTTCATAACTTATTAA
- a CDS encoding ParB N-terminal domain-containing protein → MRIEDIKKDDDFKILCPALQADELRRLRENIIKDGEFREPVIVWRSEGILIDGHNRLSVWDNMTDEERQRIAPPAINAIEFKDREAVHNWIISNQLGRRNLDQKQKSYLVGKWYQAEKKEPHRPSKKKGDTVSPLMKTSEKIAEKTGQSSRQVKRDAQFTEAVEVLVSNIGPEVKAELLTDKKIGKARVVEIAALPADKQKAEYDRAMGRGEPSPGITFDPSEWGGMEPVADPVIPAGTVTEYHLKEMQAPWREFNRLMTAVKKVIEDLPEGTAGAWCDQNQMADIMGCYSNLRSTVNHRKPVAICGHCNGLKCDRCYQTGALNKDLSEALREGTEATGVLNAR, encoded by the coding sequence ATGCGTATTGAAGACATAAAAAAAGACGATGATTTCAAGATTCTTTGTCCAGCGTTGCAGGCTGATGAGCTGCGACGTCTGAGAGAAAATATCATCAAAGATGGCGAATTCAGGGAACCGGTGATTGTCTGGAGGTCAGAGGGAATTCTGATCGATGGACATAACCGGCTTAGTGTGTGGGATAATATGACGGATGAAGAACGTCAACGGATCGCTCCCCCTGCCATCAATGCGATTGAGTTCAAAGACCGGGAAGCTGTTCACAATTGGATTATCTCCAATCAGCTCGGACGGCGTAACCTGGATCAGAAACAGAAGTCTTACCTGGTCGGTAAATGGTATCAGGCAGAGAAGAAAGAGCCACACAGACCCTCAAAGAAAAAGGGGGACACAGTGTCCCCCTTAATGAAAACATCTGAAAAGATCGCCGAAAAAACCGGGCAAAGCTCACGTCAGGTCAAGCGTGATGCCCAATTCACTGAAGCTGTTGAAGTTCTGGTTTCCAATATCGGGCCGGAAGTCAAAGCAGAGCTACTGACTGATAAGAAGATCGGTAAAGCCCGGGTGGTCGAGATTGCAGCATTGCCAGCTGATAAACAGAAAGCCGAATATGACCGGGCAATGGGGAGAGGGGAACCATCACCAGGCATTACTTTCGATCCTTCCGAGTGGGGCGGGATGGAACCGGTTGCCGATCCGGTGATACCTGCAGGAACTGTGACAGAATATCACCTGAAGGAAATGCAGGCCCCTTGGCGGGAATTCAATAGGCTTATGACTGCGGTAAAAAAGGTGATTGAAGATCTCCCGGAAGGCACAGCTGGTGCCTGGTGTGATCAAAACCAGATGGCGGACATAATGGGTTGTTACAGTAATCTCAGATCGACGGTCAATCATCGCAAGCCAGTTGCTATCTGTGGACACTGCAACGGCTTGAAATGTGATCGCTGTTATCAGACCGGTGCATTGAACAAAGACCTGTCAGAAGCTCTGAGAGAGGGCACAGAGGCGACGGGAGTACTTAATGCCAGGTGA
- a CDS encoding helix-turn-helix domain-containing protein translates to MVTSIAPQPSEPTGLITEREAAQLLGVCERTVWKLRNENKIRCVKIGAAVRYTREEISRFIEAQMNQSASPETDNAPEA, encoded by the coding sequence ATGGTCACTTCTATTGCTCCCCAACCATCGGAGCCCACAGGTTTAATCACGGAACGCGAAGCAGCTCAACTGCTGGGAGTCTGTGAACGCACAGTATGGAAACTTCGCAATGAGAATAAAATCCGTTGCGTCAAGATCGGTGCTGCAGTGCGTTACACACGTGAGGAAATCAGCCGGTTCATCGAAGCGCAGATGAACCAGAGCGCATCCCCAGAAACGGACAATGCCCCCGAAGCCTAG
- a CDS encoding super-infection exclusion protein B, which translates to MLEKLTAFTESLSRIPAALLVALIATISIILFVPESIANTLSIDGFREQFRVYLGPSLLLLIAIACVRLAQLPINIWKAKKLLAQRQETLHNLTSQEKGYPSKYIFDDHNTINVGLNDGVMAGLEYKRIVYRASNTGTVENGFPFNLHDWAREYLKQNSHLLEGAIGSPRTPDEILRDDGW; encoded by the coding sequence ATGCTTGAAAAGCTCACTGCATTTACTGAATCCCTATCAAGAATTCCTGCGGCACTTCTCGTCGCACTCATTGCCACAATATCAATCATTCTTTTTGTTCCAGAGAGTATCGCAAATACGCTATCTATCGATGGATTCAGGGAGCAATTCCGAGTTTATCTTGGTCCATCACTCCTACTTTTGATTGCGATTGCTTGTGTTAGATTAGCCCAACTGCCAATCAATATATGGAAAGCAAAAAAGCTACTTGCACAACGACAGGAAACACTTCATAACCTGACATCGCAGGAAAAAGGATACCCCTCTAAATATATCTTTGATGACCATAACACTATAAACGTAGGCTTGAATGACGGGGTAATGGCTGGTTTGGAATATAAGAGAATTGTCTACCGTGCCAGCAATACTGGAACTGTTGAAAATGGCTTCCCTTTCAATTTACATGACTGGGCTCGAGAATACCTGAAGCAGAATTCTCATCTTCTGGAAGGGGCAATTGGTTCTCCCAGAACACCTGATGAAATTCTGCGAGATGATGGGTGGTAA
- a CDS encoding arylsulfatase translates to MKRPRLLAMPLLILLAFVCFNTSLSAAERPNVLLILCDDLGFSDLGCYGGEIQTPHLDRLAADGMRFTQFYNCAVCVTTRSALLTGLYPRQARRPRLRTNMLTLGEAMRRAGYATSLTGKWHLGNQPPLRPIDRGFDEYYGVLDGCCNYFNPAKQDPVFYNGGRFRAFARNDKRITEFPKGYYTTDAFSDHAIETIKQFANGKKPFFVHLCYTAPHFPLHAFKADIERYRGKYSAGYLKMRAQRHQRQAELGLFAALPELSPLENKKGDYRYDYDVPDWEALPDNERKREEARMETYAAMVDRMDRGIGRVLAALDEAGVADNTVVMFLSDNGGCASWPSGRPGQEAGFIKYNQDIPVGDGRGYEFVGKGWGWAQNAPFRQFKTWCYEGGIATPMIVRWPGKVARGSITHQVGHIIDFMPTLLELANSDYPREFNGNTLLPVEGKSLLPVFQGKQRDGHRSLSWELFGNRAIRQGDWKLVWGASEKQWELYDLKTDRSEMNNLAAKFPERVAQMARDWEAWQEKIEK, encoded by the coding sequence ATGAAGCGCCCCCGCTTGCTCGCGATGCCCTTGTTGATTCTGTTGGCTTTTGTTTGCTTCAACACCAGCTTGTCCGCCGCAGAACGTCCCAACGTGCTCCTGATCCTCTGTGACGATCTGGGATTTTCCGACCTCGGCTGTTATGGCGGTGAAATTCAGACGCCCCATCTCGATCGACTCGCAGCGGACGGAATGCGGTTTACCCAGTTCTACAACTGTGCCGTCTGTGTCACGACCCGATCGGCGCTGTTGACGGGCCTGTATCCCCGTCAGGCGAGGCGGCCCCGACTGCGGACGAACATGCTCACACTGGGTGAAGCCATGCGGCGGGCCGGCTATGCCACGTCACTGACAGGGAAGTGGCATCTGGGAAATCAACCGCCATTACGGCCCATCGACCGCGGTTTCGATGAGTACTACGGCGTGCTCGACGGTTGCTGCAATTACTTCAATCCGGCAAAACAGGATCCTGTGTTCTACAACGGCGGTCGGTTCCGTGCGTTTGCACGCAACGACAAACGCATCACGGAATTCCCGAAAGGCTATTATACAACCGACGCCTTTTCCGACCACGCCATCGAGACGATCAAACAGTTCGCGAACGGCAAAAAACCATTCTTCGTGCATCTCTGCTACACCGCACCGCACTTTCCGCTGCACGCGTTCAAAGCAGACATCGAGCGGTATCGCGGAAAATACTCCGCTGGCTATCTCAAAATGCGCGCACAACGGCACCAGCGACAAGCCGAACTGGGCCTCTTCGCTGCATTGCCTGAACTCTCCCCCCTAGAGAATAAAAAGGGCGACTACCGCTACGACTACGACGTGCCGGACTGGGAAGCACTGCCTGACAACGAGCGTAAACGCGAAGAAGCCCGCATGGAAACTTACGCCGCGATGGTAGACCGCATGGATCGCGGCATCGGCCGCGTGCTGGCCGCCCTCGACGAAGCCGGCGTTGCGGACAACACCGTGGTGATGTTTCTTTCCGATAACGGCGGCTGTGCATCATGGCCCAGCGGCCGGCCCGGTCAGGAAGCTGGCTTTATCAAATACAACCAGGACATTCCCGTCGGCGACGGCCGCGGTTACGAGTTTGTCGGCAAAGGCTGGGGCTGGGCACAGAACGCCCCCTTCCGTCAGTTCAAGACCTGGTGTTACGAAGGCGGAATCGCCACCCCCATGATCGTCCGCTGGCCTGGCAAAGTCGCCCGCGGTTCGATCACGCATCAGGTCGGTCACATCATCGACTTCATGCCCACACTTTTGGAACTGGCCAACAGCGATTACCCGCGCGAATTCAATGGAAACACGCTGCTCCCGGTCGAAGGCAAGAGTCTGTTACCTGTCTTTCAGGGAAAACAACGGGACGGGCACAGATCATTGAGCTGGGAACTGTTCGGCAACCGCGCCATTCGCCAAGGCGATTGGAAACTGGTCTGGGGCGCGAGCGAGAAGCAGTGGGAATTGTACGACCTCAAGACCGACCGCAGTGAAATGAATAACCTCGCCGCAAAGTTCCCCGAACGCGTAGCCCAGATGGCCCGTGACTGGGAAGCCTGGCAAGAGAAAATCGAGAAGTGA
- a CDS encoding HNH endonuclease, with protein sequence MLSGRIAGTPSGYTWHHHEVIGIMQLVRKDVHKALFGGHRTHHGGVFFWELLNNKKYKK encoded by the coding sequence GTGCTAAGTGGTCGGATTGCAGGAACTCCTTCCGGATATACATGGCATCACCATGAAGTTATAGGTATTATGCAACTTGTTCGTAAGGATGTACACAAAGCGTTATTCGGAGGACATCGGACTCATCATGGTGGTGTATTCTTTTGGGAATTACTTAACAATAAAAAATATAAGAAGTGA
- a CDS encoding SMI1/KNR4 family protein — translation MDKNFCHVLFRDVNPSVSTSDILNYEQSFSISLPKDYFDFLLKINGGSPIPSAYKEPDLEDFEGEELPPGIVIPDQIQSDLLKYTISPSRIDHFLGLNPASTENLEALTIGTKYTTKDDASSLLLIAFDKVGTPIYLSLSDEKKGWIYDFEEDIDFGLYDPGEATPLSELDHLVLAKSFREFVESLFPARVHFAKNFQPTEKHLDAIRQSGTEDP, via the coding sequence ATGGATAAAAATTTTTGCCATGTTTTATTTCGTGATGTCAACCCGTCAGTTTCTACGTCCGACATCTTGAATTATGAACAATCATTTTCCATTTCATTACCCAAAGATTATTTTGATTTCCTCTTGAAAATCAATGGGGGTAGCCCCATTCCATCTGCCTACAAAGAACCTGACTTAGAAGACTTTGAAGGAGAGGAATTACCACCTGGAATTGTGATTCCGGATCAAATTCAAAGCGATTTATTGAAATATACTATTTCTCCATCGCGTATTGATCATTTTCTGGGGTTAAATCCTGCATCTACTGAAAATTTAGAAGCCCTCACTATTGGTACAAAGTATACGACAAAAGATGATGCTTCATCTTTATTACTGATTGCCTTTGATAAGGTTGGCACTCCAATTTATTTGTCACTTTCCGATGAAAAGAAGGGATGGATCTACGATTTTGAAGAAGATATCGACTTTGGTTTATACGACCCTGGAGAGGCTACTCCACTGTCAGAATTAGATCATCTTGTATTGGCAAAATCTTTTCGTGAGTTTGTCGAAAGTCTTTTTCCTGCGCGTGTACATTTTGCAAAGAATTTTCAGCCCACAGAAAAGCATCTTGATGCAATTCGGCAAAGTGGGACAGAAGACCCGTGA